From the Anguilla rostrata isolate EN2019 chromosome 12, ASM1855537v3, whole genome shotgun sequence genome, the window CAGACAGCACGCCCCATGTAACGGCCCATCATACATGCCAATTCACCTCTCGAAGGCGGGGccacacaggtactgtactTATTCAAATCAAATGAGATCACAGGTGCACAGACTTGCAATGCAATCATTGTTTGTTTACTTAAGTAGTCAGCCTGTCTCACTGACCTTGAGCTCCGGCTGAGAAAAGTGTAACCCATTGTCCACAAGGTTGGTGAGCCTCTTAACTCTAACTCCCATTTCCCCCCTTCAGTCAGCTTCTAAATCTGGTCCCTGCCACGGTTTTTGGCGGGGGGAGTGCGTGGAGATCAATATGGCAAAGACCACAAATCACAGCGCCAACAAGTGAAGCAGGCCAACTGCATGACTAAGCCTTGCCCTTCACAAATAGCTGATATTTCCTTAACACCTGAAGTCTGTTCGCAAGGGGGCTGGGGATTTATATAAGCTGTTTATTTAAAGGACGTTTTAGAAAGGTTGTATTCCCCGTTACATTTGAGACCAAATAAAGTGCAGTGGCATgttaataaatcaaaaatacTGATTGGCATAATACTAATGATTTAGATAATTAACATTGTGCATGGTTAGCTTCTATTTTAAAGCAATAGCCTAAACGCGAATGCAGCTACATCAAgcaggcaaagaaaaaaaaaagcaaatgtgcaGTTTATTCGTTAAAGGGTCGACAAGCGAGGCAGTACcttcaattaaaaacaaaaaacaaaaaacaaaaaacaaaaaaaaacattatttttggacATTTCGATATTGTTCGCATAAAACAGTTAAAAGCGACTGTCAGTGTTACGGAGTGTCTATGGTGATATCGGGGAGTAGGTTACAACTAGTAATTATATCGATTTTCTCAGAAACAGATTTGAGGTCTTCTAGAATAAGACGGATGCTGTGAGAAGCGTTGATGATGCCATTCTGGGAATTGTTGAGGTGAGTTGTGGCTATCCGTATATCTTTCGTTGCGTTGCTGTACACTTGTCTGAACATCTGTGTCACGTCACTGCACAGTCGCGCGTTGTTCTCCATCAGTTTCTGCTGAAGTAGTGTGTTATAGCGACCGCTTTGCTCAGCCCTCGGAACGGGTTTCTCGTCCACGACGGATACAAAGTCTGGAGCGTTTCTGATCACAATGAGCGGCGGTAAGTCCTTGCGCAGTACTTGCGAGTATTCCGCATTCCCTGCAGCAACCAGCTTCCGCACTTTCTCTGCCTCCCCTTCGCTATCCGACTCTGATGCTTCTCCGGGAACTTTTGCCCCGGCTGCTACGGTGTGTGCCGAAGGGAGGGAAGTTAAATAAACCTCTTCATCCGAATCCGTCTCAGATGCCTCACCTTGGACCACTATCTGGTATTTGTTACTCGCCATTAACGTTTCCACCTAAAAGAGATCGTAATGcaacagcattttaaattttcaaacCAGCTACTACCAGTACATAGCTTAACAAATAGCTTACTCTTTTGTAGCTAGCGctaacaaacaaaataacaccGTAGCCTACGACAAGCAATGCAGTGTTAAAGCTACCAATCGGGATAGAGTA encodes:
- the bloc1s3 gene encoding biogenesis of lysosome-related organelles complex 1 subunit 3, with protein sequence MASNKYQIVVQGEASETDSDEEVYLTSLPSAHTVAAGAKVPGEASESDSEGEAEKVRKLVAAGNAEYSQVLRKDLPPLIVIRNAPDFVSVVDEKPVPRAEQSGRYNTLLQQKLMENNARLCSDVTQMFRQVYSNATKDIRIATTHLNNSQNGIINASHSIRLILEDLKSVSEKIDIITSCNLLPDITIDTP